A window of the Phaseolus vulgaris cultivar G19833 chromosome 5, P. vulgaris v2.0, whole genome shotgun sequence genome harbors these coding sequences:
- the LOC137833994 gene encoding uncharacterized protein — protein sequence MEAVIPPTFVGPKVTFTGMEDPEAHLTAFHTQMMLVGGSDAVRCKLFVSTLTGMTMDWFISLPNGHVTSFAQLSQLFREQYMANRAPPPVSYDLFDVKQYQGETLKAYINCFGVQVVKVGNTEEPMIVYAFRKGIFPGPFYESIIRNHPRTFAEIRRRTMEHIAIEGEVCEKRASVAPARPRAQLCAQLARVNEAATGRRGQERKRPYEARKPQARGRSGKNRSVRHNIVVELKDLIVVPNIADRLRVPAKTDKVLGPHKDAWSAALEVPVEDQAHEMPIHGEVHTISSGFSGGGCTASQRKRYVRLVNSVAEQGADNLLDIDLAFTRDDLHDVVAHDNDPVVISVVTAGRKVHRMLVDQGSSADVMF from the exons ATGGAGGCAGTAATTCCACCCACATTCGTGGGTCCGAAGGTCACGTTCACGGGGATGGAAGATCCagaggcgcacctcactgcgttccacacgcaaaTGATGCTTGTCGGCGGTTCTGACGCCGTGAGGTGCAAGTTATTCGTGAGCACGCTGACAGGAATGAcaatggactggttcattagccttccAAATGGTCACGTGACCTCCTTCGCGCAACTCTCACAGCTGTTCAGGGAGCAGTATATGGCGAACCGGGCTCCCCCGCCGGTGTCGTATGACCTcttcgacgtgaagcagtatcagggggagacgtTGAAAGCATACATCAACTGCTTTggggtgcaggtggtgaaggttggcaACACGGAAGAGCCAATGATCGTGTATGCGTTCAGGAAGGGGATCTTCCCTGGGCCATTCTACGAGTCGATCATCAGGAATCATCCCAGAACTTTCGCAGAGATAAGGCGTCGCACGATGGAGCACATCGCGATAGAGGGTGAGGTGTGCGAGAAACGTGCAAGTGTTGCACCCGCACGCCCTAGAGCACAGTTGTGTGCACAACTCGCAAGGGTGAATGAAGCCGCGACAGGGAGGAGGGGCCAAGAGAGGAAGCGCCCCTACGAGGCGAGGAAGCCCCAGGCGAGGGGGCGCTCAGGGAAGAACCGGTCGGTTAGGCACAACATCGTGGTGGAGCTGAAGGACCTCATTGTAGTGCCTAACATCGCAGATAGGCTGAGGGTCCCTGCGAAGACAGATAAGGTGCTGGGACCACACAAGGAcgcgtggt CCGCGGCCTTGGAGGTACCAGTAGAAGATCAGGCCcatgagatgcctatccatggggaggtTCACACCATTTCTAGTGGTTTTTCAGGCGGAGGATGCACTGCCTCTCAACGCAAGAGGTACGTGCGATTAGTGAATTCGGTGGCTGAGCAGGGGGCGGACAACTTGCTGGACATCGACCTTGCGTTCACGAGGGATGATCTTCACGACGTCGTCGCCCACGATAACGACCCAGTGGTGATTTCAGTCGTAACTgcagggaggaaggtgcacCGCATGCTCGTGGACCAAGGCAGCTCCGCGGACGTAATGTTCTAG